The following proteins are encoded in a genomic region of Desulfosporosinus youngiae DSM 17734:
- a CDS encoding ComF family protein, with protein MKRFWREALKITGALWYENEEVCVFCNEEQGPICSICSLKYLLPELRRCQGCGKLIESENLNCLDCAAGRGPKQLDRVTAWGHYSGGLKEFIQTVKFKAHPRLIKTISRPFSDWAIGQLPPVDGIVAVPMHMSRLAERGYNQAEVIASGLHWELGLPVLSGVERLEARSPQALLSRQERLNNLKGVFAVRQPEHFLGKSVWLIDDVTTTGATLEAVAEALRESGVQEIYGLCLAAGIEKRLVPFGY; from the coding sequence TTGAAGAGGTTCTGGAGAGAAGCACTTAAGATCACTGGTGCGCTGTGGTATGAAAATGAAGAGGTTTGTGTATTTTGTAATGAGGAGCAAGGTCCAATTTGCTCAATATGCAGCTTGAAATACCTTCTCCCTGAGTTGAGACGCTGTCAAGGGTGCGGGAAATTAATCGAGTCAGAGAACCTAAATTGTCTTGATTGTGCCGCAGGCAGAGGCCCTAAGCAGCTGGATCGGGTTACGGCTTGGGGACATTACTCCGGAGGGTTGAAGGAGTTTATTCAAACCGTCAAATTCAAAGCACATCCACGTCTGATCAAAACGATCTCCCGTCCCTTTTCAGACTGGGCGATTGGTCAGCTTCCCCCAGTTGACGGTATTGTGGCAGTCCCCATGCATATGAGCCGGCTGGCAGAAAGGGGTTATAATCAAGCGGAGGTTATCGCATCCGGCTTACACTGGGAGTTGGGATTGCCGGTTCTTTCCGGAGTTGAACGGCTTGAGGCAAGATCGCCCCAAGCCCTGCTTTCCCGTCAGGAGCGGTTAAATAACCTGAAAGGTGTATTTGCAGTGAGGCAGCCCGAACATTTTCTAGGAAAAAGCGTTTGGTTAATAGATGATGTAACGACAACCGGAGCAACCCTTGAAGCAGTTGCAGAAGCTCTGAGAGAAAGCGGAGTTCAGGAAATTTATGGTTTATGTTTAGCAGCAGGTATTGAAAAAAGACTTGTGCCTTTTGGGTATTAG
- a CDS encoding glycosyltransferase, producing MYEKKYKILHIIGGGEIGGAEQHVLSLLNGIDQTRFDPYLVCLTQGPFSDLAIDHKIPTHTFPMRFPLDISPIPALIRWSRRQGINLIHTHGSRANLLGRLSAKWLGIPSLTTVHSSLAHDYLSLWSAQIALLLDRLTLPLTSGIITVSEHLAKEVALRGGRNPLTIYNGHPSLTFDDPSSSRHRFRRQWGIPTDALVLGTIGRLHPTKGQLYLIQAAGQLRFKFPNLHLLLIGDGPLRQNLTRALQESNLPHTITGYLPSAYEALPAMDLFVLPSVSEGMGLVLLEAMQARVPIAASAVGGIPELIRDGVDGLLFPPGDVPKLSAACASILENPALAESLVHGGQNRWPMFSIDSMVRATEQVYTRMLAKTAP from the coding sequence GTGTATGAAAAAAAATACAAGATTCTACATATTATTGGCGGCGGAGAAATTGGTGGGGCGGAACAACATGTGTTATCTCTGCTTAATGGTATAGACCAAACTCGCTTTGATCCCTATCTTGTCTGCCTGACTCAAGGTCCTTTCTCTGACCTGGCCATTGATCATAAGATCCCAACCCATACGTTCCCGATGCGCTTCCCACTTGACATTTCTCCCATTCCCGCCCTCATTCGCTGGTCAAGGAGACAAGGCATAAACCTGATTCACACCCATGGCTCCCGGGCCAATCTTCTCGGGCGCCTGAGTGCTAAATGGTTAGGTATCCCCAGCTTAACCACCGTTCATAGTTCATTAGCTCACGATTACCTCTCTCTTTGGTCTGCTCAAATAGCTCTGCTTCTTGATCGTCTGACTCTCCCCTTAACATCCGGGATTATCACTGTATCAGAGCACCTGGCAAAAGAAGTTGCTTTGAGAGGCGGGAGAAATCCATTAACCATTTATAATGGTCATCCCTCCCTTACCTTTGACGACCCCTCTTCTTCCCGACATCGTTTTCGCCGGCAATGGGGTATCCCGACGGATGCTCTTGTTCTGGGAACCATCGGCCGCCTTCATCCCACTAAAGGGCAACTATATCTGATCCAGGCCGCCGGTCAACTGCGCTTTAAATTTCCCAACCTCCACCTCTTGCTCATAGGAGATGGTCCCCTGCGCCAAAACTTAACCCGGGCACTACAAGAGAGTAATCTTCCCCATACCATTACCGGCTATCTCCCTTCAGCCTATGAAGCACTACCCGCCATGGACCTTTTTGTTTTGCCTTCAGTTAGTGAAGGTATGGGGCTGGTTTTGCTCGAAGCAATGCAAGCCAGGGTCCCGATTGCAGCAAGTGCTGTCGGAGGAATTCCGGAGCTCATCCGCGACGGCGTAGACGGGCTGCTCTTTCCCCCAGGGGACGTACCGAAATTAAGCGCAGCATGTGCTTCTATTCTTGAGAATCCTGCTTTGGCTGAGTCTCTTGTTCATGGGGGGCAAAACCGCTGGCCTATGTTTTCTATAGATAGTATGGTCAGAGCAACAGAGCAAGTATACACTCGTATGCTTGCTAAGACAGCTCCCTGA
- a CDS encoding anti-sigma factor domain-containing protein translates to MSKIKAVVLEKSGSRYTVLDKNGTFRHVKRKQDAEVGEEIELKLGFECFKGWRAWVGVAAIFLMVLTTIVGWNLYQVPTAVALLSVDINPSLQFTIDGKRNVLEINTQNEDAERLISKIDLKGKPIDEVLGQIVTEAYNQKFLKPEQPWVVVGYSSLIDDGLEQAAKGLNENQIISWLSVNTKENGFTPQVAFFSVTTQDRELAEKGDLTIGEYALWQTAVEAGVETQPEKLKETTERVRLLEDSKVRAKVKEKKETDAYAALSKKQIPEQDKAKSKDAVLQKYKQGIDQRNKRDKAKEETKGNGINRDKKADRDKDRDSDEDKQRSRGSQRNDNKNKGEDSERGKEKGQESRRKEPESMKREQESKKKDVLINTGDKARNPWLNDQSFSRERVSPIIPVPKTSDKKGSIGKNSQLRWETSRSQKTYGQTR, encoded by the coding sequence ATGAGTAAAATAAAAGCTGTAGTTTTAGAAAAATCCGGATCCCGTTATACAGTCCTCGATAAAAATGGAACATTTCGTCATGTTAAAAGAAAACAAGATGCAGAGGTAGGAGAAGAAATTGAACTGAAACTTGGCTTTGAGTGCTTTAAAGGATGGCGTGCCTGGGTTGGAGTTGCGGCAATTTTTCTTATGGTTTTAACGACAATAGTTGGCTGGAACTTGTATCAAGTGCCCACTGCAGTAGCCTTGCTTTCAGTCGATATTAATCCCAGTTTGCAATTTACGATAGATGGCAAGAGGAATGTACTTGAAATTAATACTCAAAACGAGGATGCTGAGCGCCTGATAAGTAAGATTGACCTAAAAGGAAAACCCATTGATGAAGTCTTGGGACAGATTGTAACCGAGGCCTACAATCAAAAGTTTTTAAAGCCTGAACAACCTTGGGTTGTAGTGGGTTATTCTTCGCTGATTGATGACGGTTTAGAGCAAGCCGCTAAAGGTCTTAACGAGAATCAAATCATCTCTTGGCTGTCAGTAAATACTAAAGAAAATGGATTTACCCCGCAGGTTGCTTTCTTCTCTGTAACAACTCAAGATCGGGAGCTTGCCGAAAAAGGAGATCTGACCATAGGTGAGTATGCATTATGGCAGACTGCTGTAGAAGCGGGAGTAGAGACTCAACCGGAAAAATTAAAAGAGACGACAGAACGGGTCCGGTTGCTTGAAGACTCAAAAGTTCGTGCTAAGGTTAAAGAGAAGAAGGAGACAGATGCCTATGCTGCTTTATCTAAAAAGCAGATTCCTGAGCAGGATAAGGCTAAGTCTAAGGATGCAGTATTGCAGAAATACAAACAGGGGATAGATCAAAGAAATAAACGTGACAAAGCTAAAGAGGAAACTAAAGGAAACGGGATAAATAGAGATAAGAAAGCCGACAGGGATAAGGACAGAGACAGCGACGAGGATAAGCAAAGATCCAGGGGAAGCCAGAGAAACGATAACAAAAATAAGGGGGAAGACTCAGAGAGAGGAAAGGAAAAAGGACAGGAGTCTAGGAGAAAAGAACCGGAGTCTATGAAAAGAGAGCAGGAATCCAAGAAAAAAGACGTTCTGATAAACACGGGTGATAAAGCAAGAAACCCTTGGCTTAATGATCAAAGCTTCTCTAGAGAGAGGGTATCTCCCATAATCCCGGTTCCTAAAACTTCAGATAAGAAAGGTAGCATTGGAAAAAACTCTCAATTGAGATGGGAAACTTCAAGATCCCAAAAGACCTACGGTCAAACCAGGTAG
- a CDS encoding DEAD/DEAH box helicase family protein has product MEEPAKTSGAHRKRGIVVLFYLTLKENHDVGFSPFQEQDKLGAGVIGYLSAPLPLSMIHNVQHRLSGKKPMIVWNRKDKSESIKRHITKIVEDLSWDTKNMTWKEVRGCSSSGENPLDLGRDKRNAFWQAINQRLLGRQLSIRDFQGLAQELTIEEDEIIKLAHYNVEQGKAQWVPSVERTKRGWQCQRCGEKDVEEWSGFYGPAATCRTCESIGTSTSLKALYRDKRSLLDGPSIVSFEPRWVLTEAQRQASEQVADFIKGTSRDRALLWAACGAGKTEVCFPAAAWALKEGKSVLFAAPRQDVILDIAPRLKRDFPNYPIQVLTGNTSVKFQVGGMVLATTHQVLRFWQSFDVVFMDEMDAFPYHGSRALEWGLHQALRQGGKLLYLTATPSRDGLKAVQQGEMLLIRLPARHHRRPLPVPIWIKSRNPPDPNGCTGVWAKQIELLRRQGPVLVFVPKISWVDPWIKCFSNEFPGWQVGGSYSADSERGVKIRNLQKGVYDIFVSTTILERGITLPGIQVVVIGSDHPMFDERSLVQMAGRVGRTKENPEGGILFLSKQMTCSMKTAVQWIKEQNRRALELGLID; this is encoded by the coding sequence ATGGAGGAACCTGCTAAGACCAGTGGGGCACATAGAAAGAGAGGAATAGTTGTGCTCTTTTATCTGACGTTAAAGGAAAACCATGACGTCGGTTTTTCTCCGTTTCAGGAACAGGACAAGTTGGGGGCGGGAGTTATCGGCTATCTTAGTGCCCCGCTCCCTTTATCAATGATTCATAACGTTCAGCATCGTTTGTCTGGTAAGAAACCAATGATCGTCTGGAATAGAAAAGATAAGTCGGAAAGCATTAAACGTCATATAACGAAGATAGTTGAAGATCTCAGTTGGGATACAAAGAACATGACCTGGAAGGAGGTAAGGGGGTGTTCATCTTCTGGTGAAAATCCACTCGATTTGGGTCGGGATAAGAGGAATGCATTTTGGCAGGCTATTAATCAGCGGCTCTTAGGAAGGCAGCTTTCAATTCGGGATTTTCAAGGACTCGCCCAGGAACTAACGATTGAAGAGGATGAGATCATAAAACTTGCCCATTATAATGTAGAGCAAGGAAAGGCACAATGGGTTCCTTCAGTGGAACGGACAAAAAGAGGGTGGCAGTGTCAGCGTTGTGGAGAAAAGGATGTAGAAGAATGGTCCGGTTTTTATGGACCGGCTGCAACCTGCCGAACTTGCGAGAGCATTGGCACCAGTACATCTTTAAAGGCCCTTTATCGAGATAAGCGTTCACTTTTGGACGGTCCTTCTATAGTTTCATTTGAGCCTCGCTGGGTCTTAACAGAGGCACAACGTCAGGCAAGCGAACAAGTAGCCGACTTTATCAAGGGTACATCTAGAGACAGAGCACTTCTATGGGCAGCATGTGGAGCCGGAAAAACCGAGGTGTGTTTTCCGGCCGCTGCCTGGGCATTGAAAGAGGGAAAATCGGTTCTTTTTGCTGCACCACGTCAAGACGTGATTCTTGATATTGCCCCGAGACTTAAACGAGACTTTCCAAATTACCCGATTCAGGTATTGACTGGGAACACTTCGGTTAAATTTCAAGTGGGCGGCATGGTACTGGCAACAACTCACCAAGTTCTAAGATTTTGGCAGTCCTTTGATGTGGTTTTCATGGATGAGATGGATGCCTTCCCCTATCATGGGAGCAGGGCCTTGGAATGGGGTTTGCACCAAGCTTTGCGTCAAGGGGGGAAACTCCTTTACTTGACTGCTACTCCTTCCCGGGACGGATTAAAGGCCGTTCAACAGGGGGAGATGCTGCTTATTCGGCTTCCTGCCCGGCATCATCGAAGGCCATTGCCGGTTCCCATATGGATAAAGTCCCGTAATCCGCCGGACCCTAATGGCTGTACAGGGGTATGGGCGAAACAGATTGAATTATTAAGACGACAGGGACCCGTACTGGTCTTTGTCCCGAAAATTTCTTGGGTTGACCCTTGGATTAAATGTTTCAGCAACGAATTTCCGGGTTGGCAGGTTGGGGGAAGTTACAGTGCAGATTCGGAACGTGGGGTCAAAATCAGGAACTTACAAAAGGGGGTGTATGATATCTTTGTGAGTACGACCATCTTAGAGCGGGGTATCACGCTCCCAGGAATTCAAGTAGTGGTCATTGGGTCAGATCACCCAATGTTTGATGAACGCAGTTTGGTGCAAATGGCTGGACGAGTAGGACGAACCAAAGAAAACCCTGAGGGAGGAATTCTGTTTTTGTCCAAGCAAATGACCTGCTCCATGAAGACTGCAGTACAATGGATAAAGGAGCAGAACAGGCGCGCTTTGGAATTAGGGCTTATTGACTGA
- a CDS encoding M23 family metallopeptidase, with translation MNRWQLPKGRILAWSFIPVLVGLIVYSGYRGTVSNSSSDVPQGVMNESANSANEIPVPAPQSTGGTIVNVIKPNQQETHLDKITQERQFERELELVFGQHKPVAESLELKNFPSPVEGKVIRNVGNYYSKAFKNYIFHAGIDYALSEGTVIRATRGGKVVFAGPDAFLGQKVTLDCGEGWFVTYGGLDNLRVQEGEVVESQDALGQIGFFPGSEGESDQPQLHYEVWHDGQVQRPS, from the coding sequence ATGAACCGTTGGCAATTACCGAAGGGACGAATTTTAGCCTGGAGTTTTATTCCTGTATTGGTAGGTCTAATCGTGTATAGTGGTTATCGAGGTACAGTATCGAATAGTTCCTCAGATGTTCCACAAGGTGTAATGAATGAGTCTGCTAATTCTGCTAATGAAATACCCGTACCTGCTCCTCAGAGCACAGGAGGTACTATAGTTAATGTTATTAAGCCAAATCAGCAAGAAACACATTTGGACAAAATTACACAAGAACGTCAATTTGAGAGAGAGCTCGAATTAGTATTTGGTCAGCATAAGCCAGTCGCTGAGTCTCTGGAGCTTAAGAACTTTCCAAGCCCGGTAGAGGGGAAGGTTATAAGAAATGTTGGCAATTATTACTCCAAAGCATTTAAGAATTACATCTTTCATGCAGGCATAGATTACGCCTTATCAGAAGGAACCGTGATCCGGGCAACACGGGGAGGGAAGGTCGTATTTGCCGGACCGGATGCATTCCTGGGTCAGAAGGTGACTTTAGACTGCGGAGAGGGATGGTTTGTTACGTATGGAGGCTTAGATAACCTTCGTGTACAGGAAGGTGAGGTTGTTGAAAGCCAGGATGCGCTGGGGCAGATTGGATTTTTCCCAGGGTCTGAAGGAGAAAGTGATCAGCCTCAGCTGCATTACGAAGTGTGGCACGACGGACAGGTGCAAAGGCCTTCTTAG
- the sigI gene encoding RNA polymerase sigma-I factor encodes MPEWEDGCSWQRLKEDSEAREAFLAESQAFIRHVASQACFRSLEWGRDDELSEALIAFNEAIDLFAEDKGVPFLAYARVLMKRRLIDYYRRQRLRQSISLDQDDIGRRVDVHLGLDDFREQEQNFERAEEIRQFSKALAVFQLNFQDLVEVSPKHRDSRETLLRAARELAFDPELWLQVERKGKVPMQALGLKTQIHHKVLERGRKYILAVALLLANQNDYVYLREYVLPREKGAMG; translated from the coding sequence ATGCCAGAATGGGAAGATGGATGTTCTTGGCAGCGTTTGAAAGAGGACTCAGAAGCCAGAGAGGCTTTCTTAGCCGAATCTCAAGCGTTTATTCGTCATGTTGCTAGCCAAGCATGTTTTCGCTCTCTGGAATGGGGTCGAGATGACGAATTATCAGAAGCGTTGATTGCTTTTAATGAAGCGATTGACCTATTTGCAGAAGATAAAGGAGTACCCTTTTTAGCCTATGCACGGGTATTGATGAAGCGAAGGCTAATTGATTATTATCGAAGGCAGCGTTTGCGGCAGTCAATATCTCTCGATCAAGATGATATTGGGCGCCGGGTCGATGTTCATCTTGGTTTAGATGATTTTCGAGAGCAAGAACAAAACTTTGAGCGAGCGGAAGAAATTCGACAATTTTCTAAAGCATTGGCTGTTTTTCAGCTTAACTTTCAGGATTTAGTAGAAGTATCCCCTAAACATCGAGATTCCCGTGAGACATTACTGAGGGCAGCTAGAGAATTGGCCTTTGATCCTGAGCTGTGGCTTCAGGTGGAACGTAAAGGAAAAGTTCCTATGCAGGCCTTAGGGCTGAAAACCCAAATTCATCATAAGGTATTGGAACGGGGGCGGAAGTATATTTTAGCGGTAGCCTTACTTCTTGCGAACCAAAATGATTATGTCTATTTACGGGAGTATGTCCTCCCGCGGGAAAAGGGGGCGATGGGATGA
- a CDS encoding O-antigen ligase family protein has product MIGLSLQHDSRARSSKARLLALFLGFSVFIHGLYYPQEWLLFGFVLSAYALWVHLPKRSDLGLKKPFAFGQTDYLFLGLLFFSLVGILHPVRLVDGLLEALQWGILWLVYRLGIQISSDETVKKQLMQYIEWLAVGIALIGWLPWVSKVGGRLSSVFGYPNAAAAFLGAVLLIHPRRRLIFIWLAISLLGTGSRGAVGLFLIVFIGRLWIGRTFQSKVTGRINYFKGMVRLLVGGAGTALMLCYYRPAWENLTAWGFSTSSWQERLIYFKDGLKLAWNSGGLPQAGGWWAFPTVQTFPYWTADPHSGFIHILLNQGVPGLMGVGIWGGLVLAQAWMTWRNNRMPANSRLELEESKTRLQVCSALIFLVLHSLVDADFSFGALGSLFWLLFGSLQIGNDPFKTNFSKPNQLLYSVGKMGILGLSLTVFLSCGAGLLKPALLKSAQIWNAQAVQYGEQNPNKSSELWGRSLKWDQTQIEARREVAEYLLQTGNLEAGLESVKEVLSWQPFELGAYEWGQSVVWDAAEVYRQEHPETVMLLYRWVENVPGTIEGRLVNLNSSERRLWQGHKNFLPSQHIQLLAEYARQRQLTQLLP; this is encoded by the coding sequence GTGATTGGGTTATCATTACAACATGACAGCAGAGCTAGGAGCAGTAAAGCACGCCTCCTGGCTCTTTTTTTAGGATTTAGTGTTTTCATACACGGCCTATATTACCCCCAGGAATGGCTTTTATTTGGATTTGTTCTATCGGCTTACGCTCTATGGGTTCATCTGCCTAAAAGGTCAGATCTTGGCTTAAAGAAACCGTTTGCGTTTGGCCAGACAGATTATCTGTTTTTAGGACTGCTTTTTTTTTCGTTAGTGGGAATTCTTCATCCTGTCAGACTTGTGGATGGACTGCTTGAAGCCTTGCAGTGGGGAATTCTTTGGTTGGTCTATCGTTTGGGGATTCAAATTTCTTCCGACGAAACCGTAAAGAAGCAGCTAATGCAATATATTGAGTGGCTTGCTGTTGGGATAGCTCTTATTGGCTGGCTGCCTTGGGTGAGCAAAGTAGGGGGCAGATTAAGTTCTGTCTTTGGTTATCCCAATGCAGCTGCTGCATTCCTGGGAGCGGTGCTCTTAATTCATCCACGCAGAAGGTTAATTTTTATCTGGCTGGCAATTTCTCTTTTAGGAACAGGATCCCGCGGGGCAGTTGGCTTGTTCCTTATAGTTTTTATTGGGCGATTGTGGATTGGCCGGACATTTCAGAGTAAAGTGACAGGAAGGATAAACTATTTTAAAGGGATGGTCAGACTTTTAGTGGGGGGCGCAGGAACAGCTCTTATGCTCTGTTATTATAGACCAGCTTGGGAGAATCTAACTGCTTGGGGCTTTTCTACTTCAAGTTGGCAGGAAAGACTTATTTATTTTAAAGATGGGCTTAAGCTGGCTTGGAATTCCGGTGGTCTTCCCCAAGCCGGTGGATGGTGGGCGTTCCCTACAGTTCAAACCTTTCCATATTGGACAGCGGATCCCCATTCGGGTTTTATCCATATTTTGCTGAACCAGGGAGTTCCCGGACTTATGGGGGTAGGGATCTGGGGTGGTCTTGTGTTGGCTCAGGCTTGGATGACCTGGAGAAATAATCGAATGCCGGCTAACTCAAGGCTGGAATTGGAAGAATCTAAAACTCGTCTTCAAGTATGCAGCGCTTTAATTTTTTTAGTATTACATAGTTTGGTCGATGCAGATTTTTCCTTTGGTGCTTTAGGAAGTTTGTTTTGGCTGCTTTTCGGCAGTCTGCAGATAGGAAACGATCCTTTTAAAACGAATTTTTCAAAACCAAACCAATTACTCTACTCAGTTGGCAAGATGGGGATTTTAGGCCTGAGTCTGACCGTCTTTCTAAGTTGTGGGGCCGGCCTTTTGAAGCCGGCACTCCTAAAGAGTGCACAAATTTGGAATGCACAGGCCGTTCAATACGGCGAGCAGAACCCTAACAAAAGCAGCGAACTTTGGGGCAGAAGTTTGAAGTGGGATCAAACTCAAATTGAGGCGCGTCGGGAGGTTGCAGAGTACTTACTTCAAACAGGGAACCTGGAGGCCGGATTAGAAAGCGTCAAAGAAGTTCTTAGCTGGCAGCCTTTCGAGTTAGGAGCGTATGAATGGGGCCAGTCAGTCGTTTGGGATGCTGCGGAAGTATATCGTCAGGAGCATCCCGAAACCGTAATGCTCCTTTATCGCTGGGTTGAAAACGTGCCCGGAACGATTGAGGGGAGGTTGGTTAACCTCAATAGTTCGGAGCGAAGGCTTTGGCAGGGACACAAGAATTTTTTGCCCTCTCAACATATACAACTTCTTGCAGAATATGCTCGGCAAAGACAACTCACACAACTCTTGCCCTGA
- the mreB gene encoding rod shape-determining protein MreB, whose translation MFGIDFGIDLGIDLGTASVLVYAKGKGIVLHEPSVIAIDRITNKRIAVGEEARLMIGRTPGNIVAVRPMRDGVIADYQTTELMLKYFLEKAGAKRWPFFRTRVVVCIPSGVTEVEQRAVKQAAYQAGAKDVKVVEEPYAAALGAGLDISGPTGSMVVDIGGGTTDIAVLSLNGIVAKRSLRVGGDKFDEAISRYIRREHNLMIGERTAEEIKIAVGSAVSEGKPSAYIDVRGRDLISGLPKTINVNSHECFVALEESIDAIVAGVKEVLERTPPELSSDILDKGIIMTGGGAMMYGFDTRLSRETGLPVSLAEDPISCVALGTGRVLTGKF comes from the coding sequence ATGTTTGGAATCGATTTTGGGATAGATTTAGGAATAGATTTAGGTACGGCGAGTGTTTTAGTTTATGCAAAAGGAAAAGGGATTGTTTTACATGAACCTTCCGTAATTGCGATTGACCGAATTACGAATAAACGAATTGCTGTTGGAGAAGAAGCCAGGCTAATGATTGGCCGGACTCCAGGTAATATTGTAGCCGTACGACCAATGCGTGACGGGGTCATTGCAGACTATCAGACGACAGAGCTGATGTTAAAATATTTCTTGGAGAAGGCAGGCGCTAAGAGATGGCCATTTTTCAGAACGCGTGTTGTTGTTTGCATTCCTTCGGGAGTAACAGAAGTAGAGCAGCGGGCAGTTAAACAGGCAGCCTACCAAGCCGGAGCCAAAGATGTAAAAGTGGTCGAAGAACCATATGCCGCCGCCCTGGGTGCCGGTTTGGATATTTCCGGGCCGACTGGCAGCATGGTGGTTGATATAGGTGGCGGAACAACAGATATCGCGGTTCTGTCCCTGAACGGGATTGTCGCAAAACGCAGTCTTCGAGTTGGCGGAGACAAGTTTGATGAAGCTATTAGCCGTTATATTCGGCGGGAGCATAATCTTATGATTGGAGAACGCACTGCTGAAGAAATAAAGATAGCAGTTGGTTCCGCTGTTTCTGAGGGTAAGCCGTCCGCATACATTGATGTCCGGGGACGGGATCTGATCTCGGGTTTGCCCAAAACGATCAATGTGAATTCCCATGAGTGTTTCGTTGCCCTTGAAGAATCGATTGATGCGATCGTCGCTGGAGTTAAGGAAGTTTTAGAACGAACACCACCGGAATTGTCCTCAGATATTCTTGACAAAGGAATTATTATGACGGGCGGAGGAGCCATGATGTACGGCTTTGACACACGTCTGTCTCGCGAAACAGGGCTGCCCGTCAGCTTAGCTGAGGATCCAATTTCCTGTGTAGCCTTAGGAACAGGTAGGGTATTAACAGGAAAGTTTTAG
- a CDS encoding WecB/TagA/CpsF family glycosyltransferase, whose amino-acid sequence MRVDILGITVDNYSMQETIEKISKAVEEHAAIRVVTANPEMIYAAGRDQQLKKVINSADIVTADGIGVVWAAGWLGNPLKERVTGIDLVQALFPAADQHKWRIFFLGGKPGVAQRAGNQVARNYPGIIWEEFHGYFNLKEEVQLLEKIRCFQPDILLVGLGAPRQEYWIAEHLELAAVSVGVGGSLDALAGDVVRAPERVQEYKLEWLYRLWKEPRRWKRQSVLPRFVIKVLWQKLMPKTP is encoded by the coding sequence GTGAGGGTCGATATTCTTGGTATCACCGTAGATAACTATTCTATGCAAGAAACCATTGAGAAAATCAGTAAGGCGGTTGAGGAACATGCTGCAATACGTGTGGTTACCGCCAATCCTGAAATGATCTATGCAGCCGGCCGGGATCAACAGCTTAAGAAAGTCATCAATTCGGCAGATATCGTAACAGCTGATGGGATAGGTGTCGTTTGGGCTGCCGGCTGGTTAGGGAACCCCCTAAAAGAACGAGTGACTGGAATAGATCTGGTTCAAGCTTTATTTCCCGCAGCGGATCAGCATAAATGGCGGATTTTCTTTTTAGGCGGGAAACCGGGGGTAGCTCAGCGTGCAGGAAACCAAGTTGCCCGGAACTATCCCGGAATCATTTGGGAGGAGTTCCACGGTTATTTTAACTTGAAAGAAGAAGTGCAGCTCTTGGAAAAGATCCGATGCTTTCAACCAGATATTCTTCTCGTCGGATTAGGTGCTCCGCGTCAGGAATATTGGATTGCAGAGCATCTCGAATTAGCAGCTGTAAGTGTGGGGGTCGGCGGCAGCTTGGATGCCCTGGCAGGGGATGTTGTTCGAGCACCTGAACGGGTTCAAGAGTACAAGCTGGAATGGCTGTATAGGTTGTGGAAAGAGCCCCGGCGCTGGAAACGTCAAAGCGTGTTACCCCGCTTTGTGATAAAAGTACTTTGGCAGAAGTTGATGCCTAAGACCCCCTAA
- the fabZ gene encoding 3-hydroxyacyl-ACP dehydratase FabZ, with protein sequence MLENQEIQEIIPHRYPFLLVDRILEIEVGKRAVGIKNVTINDSFFQGHFPGHPIMPGVLIMEALAQVGSVAILKQPEYEGCLGLFAGLDDVKFKRQVIPGDQLRLEVELVKLRKTYGVAKGVAYVGDELAAEGTLKFFLERKKTAQ encoded by the coding sequence GTGTTAGAAAACCAAGAAATTCAGGAGATTATTCCACATCGTTACCCCTTTCTATTGGTCGATCGAATTCTAGAAATAGAAGTAGGTAAAAGGGCTGTAGGAATTAAGAATGTTACCATAAATGATTCGTTCTTTCAGGGACACTTTCCGGGTCATCCTATTATGCCAGGAGTTTTGATTATGGAAGCACTTGCTCAAGTCGGATCTGTCGCGATCCTTAAACAACCGGAATACGAAGGCTGCTTAGGGTTGTTTGCCGGCTTAGATGATGTTAAGTTCAAAAGGCAAGTCATTCCAGGAGATCAGCTTCGCTTAGAAGTGGAACTCGTCAAGTTAAGAAAGACATACGGAGTCGCCAAAGGCGTTGCCTATGTCGGAGATGAGCTGGCGGCAGAAGGAACCCTTAAATTCTTCCTGGAGAGGAAGAAGACTGCCCAGTGA
- the spoIIID gene encoding sporulation transcriptional regulator SpoIIID yields the protein MQEYIRKRVLDIGTYILESSATVRQTADVFGVSKSTVHKDVTERLPLVNEKLSMEVKHILETNKAERHIRGGEATRKKYQES from the coding sequence GTGCAAGAATACATACGCAAACGGGTGCTCGATATTGGGACTTACATATTAGAATCGAGTGCAACCGTTCGGCAAACGGCTGATGTCTTCGGAGTATCAAAAAGTACAGTTCATAAAGATGTCACAGAACGTTTACCATTAGTCAATGAAAAGTTATCCATGGAAGTAAAGCATATCCTTGAGACGAACAAAGCAGAAAGGCATATTCGGGGAGGAGAAGCAACTCGGAAAAAATACCAAGAAAGCTAG